A window of the Brassica napus cultivar Da-Ae chromosome A2, Da-Ae, whole genome shotgun sequence genome harbors these coding sequences:
- the LOC106393071 gene encoding uncharacterized protein LOC106393071 translates to MDLPKFHVRLFILGEEPSAMKSIGHHTDDVKLLPALKAALNEDEWEQLKNSKLVHYMLCYQLDIKKKYELWCLFGPQLARFSLIEFEHITGLNCEYIKNLDNSTIEVTDELARFWELMGLDIDAGPSSLQIIATCKKFGEWSQDDRIRLGYLAIYTGYIEGKKNSSPTRAMPARLVMNLHEFETYPWGRLAFKWLMDSVKCKDLTSNCYTIDGFVQALQVWIYVALLDFSASFGKPIRNRPTPPLLAYNGQRGIKCGRGSQHTTRVFKYVAKEIGEMYPTWDNDAVDVSVKNLVELCVLNLNGSGPKSAGQPKRPVKEESRAPKKARTEAGTSEDPIEPPLESSAARNGIMRENIELMFKEMTKVVTAGIGQCVKEIKFLRDRMEAMKKIVGINKKDTLEMKIGTAGIGQGVKEIKLLGDRMEAMEKIFQS, encoded by the exons ATGGATTTACCAAAATTTCATGTGAGGTTGTTCATCTTAGGGGAAGAGCCATCGGCAATGAAAAGCATTGGGCATCATACCGATGACGTGAAGTTGCTTCCTGCTCTAAAGGCTGCTCTTAACGAAGATGAATGGGAGCAGCTGAAGAATTCAAA GCTGGTTCATTATATGTTATGTTACCAGCTGGATatcaagaagaagtatgagctcTGGTGTCTTTTTGGTCCACAGCTGGCGAGGTTTTCCTTGATTGAGTTCGAACAcatcactggtctaaactgcgaatATATCAAGAACCTGGATAATTCTACTATAGAGGTGACAGATGAGTTGGCTCGTTTCTGGGAGTTGATGGGTTTGGATATTGATGCTGGTCCAAGTAGCTTGCAAATAATAGCAACATGTAAGAAATTTGGAGAGTGGTCTCAGGATGACCGCATTCGCCTGGGCTACCTAGCCATCTACACAGGATACATTGAAGGGAAGAAGAACTCATCGCCTACACGGGCGATGCCTGCAAGGCTAGTGATGAATTTACATGAATTTGAGACGTACCCATGGGGGAGATTGGCTTTTAAGTGGTTGATGGACTCTGTGAAGTGCAAAGATTTGACAAGCAATTGTTATACCATAGATGGGTTTGTTCAAGCTCTCCAAGTTTGGATCTACGTTGCTCTGCTCGACTTTTCTGCATCATTTGGGAAGCCCATACGAAACAGACCGACTCCCCCTTTGCTGGCTTACAATGGACAAAGAGGAATAAAATGTGGCAGAGGGTCTCAACACACA ACTCGGGTGTTCAAATATGTGGCGAAGGAGATAGGTGAAATGTACCCTACATGGGACAATGATGCGGTTGATGTCTCGGTTAAAAACTTGGTGGAGTTATGTGTGCTAAACCTGAATGGAAGTGGACCCAAGAGTGCTGGCCAGCCCAAG CGCCCTGTGAAGGAAGAAAGCAGAGCTCCGAAGAAAGCTCGTACTGAGGCTGGTACATCAGAGGATCCTATAGAGCCTCCGTTAGAGTCTTCTGCTGCCAGGAATGGGATTATGAGAGAAAACATTGAACTAATGTTCAAGGAGATGACGAAAGTTGTGACTGCTGGGATTGGTCAGTGCGTAAAGGAGATCAAGTTTCTCAGGGATAGGATGGAAGCTATGAAGAAGATCGTGGGAATCAACAAGAAAGACACTCTGGAGATGAAAATTGGGACTGCTGGAATTGGTCAGGGCGTAAAGGAGATCAAGCTTCTCGGGGATAGGATGGAAGCTATGGAGAAGATC TTTCAGAGTTAG